A section of the Agrobacterium tumefaciens genome encodes:
- a CDS encoding penicillin-binding protein 1A produces MIRLIGYFFGLASVLFLCAAVVGAIYLHGVTKDLPDYAVLSTYEPPVTTRVHAGNGELMAEYAHEKRLFLPIQAIPDRVKAAFLSAEDKNFYNHPGVDIWGLGRAILVNLQNVGSGRRPVGASTITQQVAKNFLLTNDQTIDRKLKEAILSFRIEQTYSKDKILELYLNEIFFGLNSYGIAGAALTYFNKSVTELTIAETAYLASLPKGPNNYHPIRREKAALERRDWVIDRMAENGYITADDAADAKKQPLGVNLRRGGAHIFASDYFAEEVRRQIVEKYGEEALLEGGLSVRTSFDPQIQREARKALQDGLVQYDERRGFRGPVEKIETAGDWTAALAKVKGLRDVPEWKVAVVLAVAADGVDIGLQADPDAEDGDKRTRGHISAENMRWAFRDAAGKRATAKSPVGVLSVGDVVYAQPLSGSGNEYRLRQPPKVQGGMVVMDPHTGRVLAMVGGFSYAQSEFNRSTQAMRQPGSSFKPFIYAAALDNGYTPASVILDAPIEVVSGNQVWKPQNYGGGSAGPSTLRLGIEKSRNLMTVRLAQDMGMNLVAEYAERFGIYDKMPPLLSMSLGSGETTVMRMVSAYSVLANGGKQIKPTLIDRIQDRYGKTIFRHEERGCEGCNATSWQNQDEPVIVDNREQVLDPMTAYQTTSMLEGVVQRGTAAGKIKVDLPVAGKTGTTNDEKDAWFVGYTPDMVAGLYIGFDSPAPLGRGGTGGSLSAPIFGEFIADAAKHLEPSKFIVPDGMKFIAVNRKTGMAAVEGEPDTIMEAFKPGTGPADSFSVIGAENYMSQEDILKTSPQAQQAITGGGGGLY; encoded by the coding sequence ATGATCAGACTGATTGGATATTTTTTCGGCTTGGCCAGCGTGCTGTTTTTGTGCGCCGCCGTCGTCGGTGCGATTTATTTGCACGGCGTGACGAAGGACCTGCCGGATTACGCAGTTCTGAGCACCTATGAGCCGCCCGTAACAACCCGTGTACACGCTGGCAATGGTGAGCTCATGGCGGAATATGCGCATGAGAAGCGCCTGTTCCTGCCGATCCAGGCGATACCCGACCGCGTGAAGGCAGCCTTCCTGTCCGCTGAAGACAAGAATTTCTACAACCATCCGGGCGTCGATATCTGGGGCCTCGGTCGCGCCATCCTCGTCAATCTCCAGAATGTCGGCTCCGGCCGTCGTCCCGTCGGCGCATCGACGATCACCCAGCAGGTTGCGAAAAACTTTCTTCTGACCAACGACCAGACCATCGACCGCAAGCTCAAGGAAGCCATCCTCTCCTTCCGCATCGAGCAAACCTATTCAAAGGACAAGATCCTCGAGCTTTATCTCAACGAGATCTTTTTCGGCCTGAATTCCTACGGCATCGCCGGGGCGGCGCTGACCTATTTCAACAAATCCGTCACCGAACTGACGATTGCCGAGACGGCATATCTGGCGTCTCTGCCGAAGGGGCCGAACAATTACCATCCGATCCGCCGCGAGAAGGCTGCGCTCGAGCGTCGTGACTGGGTGATCGACCGCATGGCCGAGAATGGTTACATCACTGCCGATGACGCCGCAGACGCCAAGAAGCAGCCGCTCGGTGTCAATCTGCGTCGTGGTGGGGCGCATATTTTCGCCTCCGATTATTTCGCAGAGGAAGTTCGCCGCCAGATCGTCGAGAAATATGGCGAGGAAGCGCTGCTTGAAGGCGGGCTTTCCGTCCGCACATCGTTCGATCCGCAAATCCAGCGCGAAGCCCGCAAGGCGCTTCAGGACGGGCTTGTACAGTATGACGAGCGTCGCGGTTTCCGTGGCCCTGTCGAAAAGATCGAAACAGCTGGTGACTGGACGGCGGCATTGGCGAAGGTCAAGGGTCTGCGCGACGTTCCCGAGTGGAAGGTGGCAGTGGTACTCGCTGTTGCTGCCGATGGCGTCGATATCGGCCTTCAGGCCGATCCCGACGCGGAAGATGGCGACAAGCGCACGCGCGGGCATATCTCGGCAGAAAACATGCGCTGGGCATTTCGCGATGCAGCCGGCAAGCGCGCGACCGCCAAGTCGCCAGTTGGCGTGCTTTCCGTCGGCGACGTCGTCTATGCGCAGCCGCTCTCCGGCTCCGGCAATGAATATCGCCTGCGCCAGCCGCCGAAAGTGCAGGGCGGCATGGTAGTGATGGATCCGCATACGGGCCGTGTTCTGGCCATGGTCGGCGGATTCTCCTATGCGCAGTCAGAATTCAATCGCTCGACGCAGGCCATGCGTCAGCCCGGCTCCTCTTTCAAACCGTTCATCTACGCAGCCGCGCTCGACAATGGCTATACGCCGGCCTCGGTCATCCTCGACGCCCCGATCGAGGTCGTCTCCGGCAACCAGGTCTGGAAACCGCAGAATTACGGCGGCGGTTCGGCTGGCCCTTCGACCTTGCGTCTCGGTATCGAAAAGTCCCGTAACCTCATGACCGTGCGTCTGGCACAGGACATGGGTATGAACCTCGTGGCGGAATATGCCGAACGCTTCGGCATCTACGACAAGATGCCGCCGCTTCTGTCGATGTCCCTCGGTTCGGGTGAAACCACCGTCATGCGCATGGTCTCGGCCTATTCGGTTCTTGCCAATGGCGGCAAGCAGATCAAGCCGACGCTGATCGACCGCATCCAGGATCGCTACGGCAAGACGATCTTCCGGCACGAAGAGCGTGGATGCGAAGGCTGCAATGCGACGAGCTGGCAAAACCAGGACGAGCCCGTCATCGTCGATAATCGCGAGCAGGTCCTCGACCCGATGACCGCTTACCAGACAACCTCCATGCTGGAAGGCGTGGTGCAGCGCGGCACGGCAGCGGGCAAGATCAAGGTCGATCTACCGGTTGCCGGCAAAACGGGCACCACCAACGATGAAAAGGACGCCTGGTTCGTCGGTTACACGCCGGACATGGTGGCCGGTCTCTATATCGGCTTTGATTCTCCCGCTCCCCTCGGTCGCGGCGGCACCGGTGGCTCGCTTTCGGCACCGATTTTCGGTGAGTTCATCGCCGATGCGGCCAAGCATCTGGAGCCATCGAAGTTCATCGTTCCCGATGGCATGAAGTTCATTGCCGTCAATCGCAAGACCGGTATGGCGGCAGTAGAGGGCGAACCTGACACCATCATGGAGGCATTCAAGCCCGGCACCGGCCCGGCCGACAGCTTCTCGGTGATCGGCGCGGAGAACTACATGTCGCAGGAAGACATCCTCAAAACGTCGCCGCAAGCGCAGCAGGCCATCACTGGCGGCGGCGGCGGGCTTTATTGA